The Sphingomonas sanxanigenens DSM 19645 = NX02 genome includes a region encoding these proteins:
- a CDS encoding J domain-containing protein — protein MAERERIRKDRPNARFHGRVGGTAHACAAPGCDQAGEFRAPPEGGARSGFDGPGAWRWLCLDHVRAFNASYNFFAGMSPDEIADAQQPFGGWERETRAFSANGGADRPPRWADFTDPLDAIGARFNRAAPDPDRADGRPLSGENRRDLKTLGLEHDADRRALRQRYAELVRRYHPDRNGGDRSHERQLGEVIAAYTRLKSAAAFA, from the coding sequence GTGGCGGAACGCGAACGCATTAGAAAGGACCGGCCCAATGCGCGTTTTCATGGGCGGGTTGGCGGAACGGCTCATGCCTGCGCAGCGCCCGGCTGCGACCAGGCGGGCGAGTTTCGCGCGCCGCCCGAAGGCGGGGCGCGGTCTGGCTTCGACGGCCCCGGCGCGTGGCGCTGGCTGTGCCTTGACCATGTCCGCGCCTTCAACGCGAGCTATAATTTCTTCGCCGGGATGAGCCCCGACGAGATCGCCGACGCGCAGCAGCCCTTTGGCGGCTGGGAACGCGAGACCCGTGCCTTCTCCGCCAATGGCGGCGCCGACCGCCCGCCGCGCTGGGCCGACTTCACCGATCCGCTCGACGCGATCGGCGCGCGCTTCAACCGCGCCGCGCCCGACCCCGATCGCGCCGACGGCCGGCCGCTATCCGGTGAGAATCGCCGCGACCTCAAGACGCTGGGGCTGGAGCATGATGCCGACCGCCGCGCGCTGCGCCAGCGCTATGCCGAGCTGGTCAGGCGCTATCACCCCGATCGCAATGGCGGGGATCGCAGCCATGAGCGGCAACTGGGCGAGGTGATCGCGGCCTATACGCGGCTGAAGTCCGCGGCCGCGTTCGCCTGA
- a CDS encoding HIT domain-containing protein — MPIDATLPYDDANIFARILRGEIPCTRVYEDDHALAFNDINPQAPHHVLVIPTGRYVSWDDFSANASDAEISGFVRAVGAVARAAGLVEPGYRLLANVGGDAHQEVPHLHVHIFGGRPLGPMLAR; from the coding sequence ATGCCGATCGACGCCACCTTGCCCTATGACGACGCCAACATCTTCGCGCGTATCCTGCGTGGCGAGATCCCCTGCACCAGGGTGTATGAGGATGACCATGCGCTGGCGTTCAACGACATCAATCCGCAGGCCCCGCACCATGTTCTGGTGATCCCCACCGGGCGCTACGTCTCGTGGGACGATTTCAGCGCCAATGCCTCGGACGCAGAGATCAGCGGCTTCGTACGCGCGGTCGGCGCGGTCGCGCGCGCGGCGGGGCTGGTGGAGCCGGGCTATCGGCTGCTCGCCAATGTCGGCGGCGATGCCCATCAGGAGGTGCCGCACCTCCACGTCCACATCTTCGGCGGCCGCCCGCTCGGCCCGATGCTGGCACGCTGA
- a CDS encoding glutathione S-transferase family protein has protein sequence MIYRLWYWPSIPGRGEFVRLSMEAAGIPYEDSAREQGVSAMIADMGSRKRRGPFAPPYLVLPDDRAIAQTGNILLYLGDTHGLAPADPADRLWVHQVQLTVADMIAEVHQAHHPCGVGAYYEQQKSEAARFAAEFRAQRMPKYLGWFEKTLGEDEWIGGATWSYADCSLFQLIEGLRYMFPDRMMALEPLIPALVALHDRVAALPGIAAYGESKRRTPFNEDGIFRHYPELDGTE, from the coding sequence ATGATCTATCGCCTCTGGTACTGGCCCTCGATCCCCGGACGGGGCGAGTTCGTGCGCCTCTCGATGGAGGCGGCCGGCATCCCTTATGAGGACAGCGCGCGGGAACAGGGTGTCAGCGCGATGATCGCCGACATGGGATCGCGCAAGCGCCGCGGACCCTTTGCCCCGCCCTATCTGGTGCTGCCCGACGATCGCGCGATCGCGCAGACCGGCAACATCCTGCTGTACCTCGGCGACACGCATGGGCTCGCCCCGGCCGACCCGGCGGACCGGCTGTGGGTGCATCAGGTGCAGCTTACCGTCGCGGATATGATCGCCGAGGTCCATCAGGCGCATCATCCCTGCGGTGTCGGCGCCTATTACGAGCAGCAGAAGAGCGAGGCCGCGCGCTTCGCCGCGGAATTCCGCGCGCAGCGCATGCCCAAATATCTCGGCTGGTTCGAAAAGACCCTGGGCGAGGATGAATGGATCGGCGGCGCGACGTGGAGCTATGCCGATTGCTCGCTGTTTCAGCTCATCGAGGGGCTCCGCTATATGTTTCCCGATCGAATGATGGCGCTGGAACCGCTCATCCCCGCGCTCGTCGCGTTGCATGACCGTGTCGCGGCGCTGCCTGGCATCGCCGCCTATGGCGAGAGCAAGCGCCGCACGCCGTTCAACGAGGACGGCATTTTCCGCCACTATCCCGAACTGGACGGGACGGAATGA
- a CDS encoding alpha/beta fold hydrolase has product MTAAIAGVALGRIALPTGAELEVATGGDPSNPAIIFLHGFPESHRTWRRILPDLARDHYVVAPDQRGFGGSSKPQDVADYSIDKILADLIALADALGIGTFTLVGHDWGGAVAWTAALARPDRVARLVILNAPHPLVFQRSLIDDAAQREASQYIRIFRTPGIESQFERAGIGTFFDRVFAAHADPETIGDERQVYLDQWSQPGALTAMLNWYRASQIVVPAIGAEAERPDWIDRPFPVLRMPVLVIWALGDRALLPCQIQGLPPLVEDLGVITVQGGHFVPWERPDAVIEALRDWLGS; this is encoded by the coding sequence ATGACCGCGGCCATCGCAGGCGTGGCGCTCGGCCGGATCGCCTTGCCGACCGGCGCCGAGCTGGAGGTCGCGACGGGCGGCGATCCCTCGAACCCGGCGATCATCTTTCTCCATGGCTTCCCCGAATCGCACCGTACCTGGCGAAGAATCCTGCCCGATCTCGCGCGCGACCATTATGTCGTCGCGCCCGATCAGCGCGGTTTCGGCGGCTCCTCCAAGCCACAGGACGTCGCGGACTACAGCATCGACAAGATCCTGGCGGATCTGATCGCGCTGGCCGACGCGCTCGGCATCGGCACCTTCACCCTGGTCGGCCATGACTGGGGCGGTGCCGTCGCCTGGACCGCGGCGCTCGCCCGCCCCGATCGCGTCGCCCGCCTGGTGATTCTCAACGCCCCGCATCCGCTGGTCTTCCAGCGCTCGCTGATCGACGATGCCGCGCAGCGGGAGGCGAGCCAGTATATCCGCATATTCCGCACGCCGGGCATCGAGTCGCAGTTCGAGCGCGCCGGCATCGGCACCTTCTTCGATCGCGTCTTCGCAGCGCACGCCGACCCGGAAACCATCGGCGACGAACGCCAGGTCTATCTCGACCAATGGTCCCAGCCCGGCGCGCTGACCGCGATGCTGAACTGGTATCGCGCGTCGCAGATCGTGGTGCCGGCGATCGGCGCCGAGGCGGAGCGGCCCGACTGGATCGACCGCCCCTTCCCGGTTCTGCGCATGCCTGTGCTGGTGATCTGGGCGCTGGGCGATCGCGCGCTGCTCCCCTGCCAGATCCAGGGGCTGCCGCCGCTGGTCGAGGATCTTGGCGTGATCACCGTGCAGGGCGGGCATTTCGTGCCGTGGGAACGGCCCGACGCGGTGATCGAGGCGCTGCGGGACTGGCTGGGTTCCTGA
- a CDS encoding DUF2332 domain-containing protein → MADEHANRAAFEVQAQYCDANDAPITALLCRGIARTIDDGSGFGRAILGWPGAPIADGLALRAAAGFHAVWRDGRAAPLDALFAGVVQETAQLAAALCTIVHTHDAELTAWLDSPPQTNEPGRSAGLMSGLLVLAARFGLPFDLLEIGSSAGLNLLIDRFAFDLGGVRAGSAGSPVPIRPDWRGPPPPIADVRIDSVRGVDIRPIDATAPGAERRLLAYIWADHRIRFDRVSRAIAMIRARPVDLVQGDAADWVEAALARPQVAGTMRVLMHSIVWQYLPAEGQARIAAAMAAAGAEATEDRPLGWVTLEADRTLNRHDLVVRTWPGDGAPVLLAHAHAHGFWVEWVTD, encoded by the coding sequence ATGGCAGACGAACACGCGAATCGTGCGGCCTTCGAGGTGCAGGCGCAATATTGTGACGCCAACGATGCGCCGATCACCGCGCTCCTGTGCCGCGGCATCGCCCGCACGATCGACGACGGCAGCGGTTTCGGGCGGGCGATTCTCGGCTGGCCGGGCGCGCCGATCGCGGACGGGCTTGCATTGCGCGCCGCGGCAGGCTTCCATGCCGTGTGGCGCGACGGCCGCGCGGCGCCGCTCGATGCGCTGTTCGCGGGGGTGGTGCAGGAAACTGCACAGCTTGCTGCTGCCCTGTGCACTATAGTGCACACCCATGATGCCGAATTGACCGCCTGGCTCGACAGTCCGCCGCAGACCAACGAACCGGGTCGTTCGGCCGGATTGATGTCGGGGCTGCTGGTGCTCGCCGCGCGCTTCGGCCTGCCCTTCGACCTGCTGGAAATCGGATCGAGCGCCGGGCTCAACCTGCTGATCGACCGCTTCGCGTTCGACCTCGGCGGCGTGCGCGCGGGGTCGGCCGGGTCGCCGGTGCCGATCCGCCCCGACTGGCGCGGGCCGCCGCCGCCGATCGCCGATGTCCGCATCGATTCGGTCCGCGGCGTCGATATCCGCCCGATCGATGCGACCGCGCCGGGCGCCGAGCGCCGGCTACTCGCCTATATCTGGGCGGATCACCGCATCCGCTTCGATCGCGTCTCGCGCGCGATCGCGATGATCCGCGCGCGGCCGGTCGATCTCGTCCAGGGCGATGCCGCGGACTGGGTCGAGGCCGCGCTCGCCCGGCCGCAGGTTGCGGGCACGATGCGCGTGCTGATGCATTCGATCGTCTGGCAATATCTCCCGGCGGAAGGACAGGCGCGGATCGCGGCGGCGATGGCGGCGGCCGGCGCGGAGGCGACCGAGGATCGGCCCCTGGGCTGGGTGACGCTGGAGGCGGACCGCACGCTCAACCGGCACGATCTGGTGGTGAGGACATGGCCGGGGGACGGCGCGCCGGTGCTGCTCGCGCACGCGCATGCACATGGCTTCTGGGTGGAGTGGGTGACGGACTGA
- a CDS encoding BolA family protein encodes MESEPKGPVAAEIEARLIAALSPTRLAVIDDSAKHRGHAGHDARGESHFTVEIEAAAFAGQNRVARQRLVNRALAELLAERVHALAIRATAPGEAA; translated from the coding sequence ATGGAGAGTGAACCCAAAGGCCCAGTCGCCGCCGAAATCGAGGCGCGGCTGATCGCAGCGCTGTCGCCCACCCGTCTGGCGGTAATCGACGACAGCGCGAAACATCGCGGCCATGCCGGGCACGATGCCCGCGGCGAATCGCATTTCACCGTCGAGATCGAGGCGGCTGCCTTCGCCGGGCAGAACCGCGTCGCGCGCCAGCGGCTGGTGAATCGCGCGCTCGCAGAATTGCTGGCGGAGCGCGTCCATGCGCTGGCGATTCGCGCCACCGCACCCGGCGAGGCGGCATGA